Proteins from a single region of Aquirhabdus parva:
- a CDS encoding MFS transporter encodes MTTTRTDISAHSSANSPAQVLFASLIGTTIEFFDFYIFATAAVLVFPKLFFPAGDPTTAALQSFATFALAFIARPIGSAVFGHFGDRVGRKVTLVAALLTMGLSTVIIGLLPTYASIGILAPLLLALCRFGQGLGLGGEWGGAVLLATENAPQGKRAWYGMFPQMGAPLGFLCSTGIFLILSKTLTDAQFFDYGWRIPFLLSSVLVVVGLYVRLKLTETPEFQKAIANNERVKLPISTVFKEYGGRVLLGTFVALAGFVLIYLIVIFTLSWGTTALHFARKDFLVLQMIAILFFCLTIPLSALLSDRYSPRTVLIAVTLAILAFGLGFEPLFATTDAGAMLVCLSIGSVLLGFTYGPLGTALAELFPTPVRYTGSSLAFNFAGILGASLAPYIATWLAGHYGLAYVGFYLSTAALITLIALLMMKKTA; translated from the coding sequence ATGACGACAACACGTACGGATATATCTGCCCACTCTTCCGCTAATTCGCCCGCTCAAGTCCTCTTTGCCAGTCTGATTGGCACCACCATCGAATTCTTTGACTTCTATATCTTCGCCACTGCTGCGGTATTGGTTTTCCCCAAGTTGTTTTTCCCTGCGGGTGATCCCACCACAGCGGCGTTGCAGTCGTTTGCCACCTTTGCCTTAGCCTTTATTGCACGCCCGATTGGCTCTGCGGTGTTTGGTCACTTTGGCGATCGAGTAGGACGTAAAGTCACTTTGGTTGCAGCCTTGCTGACCATGGGACTCTCAACGGTCATCATCGGTTTACTCCCGACTTATGCATCCATCGGTATCCTTGCACCTTTGTTACTGGCCTTATGTCGCTTTGGTCAGGGCTTGGGGCTGGGCGGAGAGTGGGGCGGGGCAGTCTTGCTCGCCACCGAAAATGCACCGCAAGGCAAACGGGCGTGGTACGGCATGTTTCCACAAATGGGTGCCCCGCTCGGCTTCCTATGCTCCACGGGAATATTTTTAATCCTGAGCAAGACGCTGACTGATGCCCAGTTCTTTGACTATGGCTGGCGCATTCCATTTTTGCTCAGTAGCGTGTTGGTTGTGGTCGGTCTCTATGTCCGCTTGAAGTTGACTGAAACCCCAGAATTCCAAAAGGCGATTGCTAATAATGAACGCGTCAAGCTGCCGATCAGTACGGTGTTTAAAGAGTATGGCGGTCGGGTACTTCTTGGGACCTTTGTCGCGCTGGCAGGTTTTGTGTTGATCTATTTGATCGTGATCTTCACCTTAAGTTGGGGCACCACCGCCTTACATTTTGCTCGCAAAGACTTCTTAGTCTTGCAGATGATCGCCATTTTATTCTTTTGCTTGACCATCCCATTGTCTGCGCTTCTTTCTGATCGCTATAGTCCGCGCACCGTATTGATTGCTGTGACGCTTGCTATCCTTGCATTTGGACTGGGCTTTGAGCCGCTGTTTGCCACGACTGATGCGGGGGCAATGCTCGTGTGCCTCAGTATTGGTTCGGTGCTTCTAGGGTTTACTTATGGACCATTAGGCACTGCACTTGCCGAGTTATTCCCCACACCTGTGCGCTATACGGGTTCGTCATTGGCGTTTAACTTTGCAGGGATTCTGGGTGCATCGCTTGCGCCGTATATCGCGACATGGTTGGCGGGGCATTATGGGTTGGCCTATGTCGGCTTTTATTTATCAACGGCGGCATTGATCACGCTGATTGCGTTGTTGATGATGAAAAAAACAGCTTGA
- a CDS encoding MFS transporter, whose product MSQSHALSKTNSPAQVLFASLIGTTIEFFDFYIYATAAVLVFPKLFFPAGDATSATLQSLATFALAFFARPIGSAVFGHFGDRIGRKATLVAALLTMGISTVIIGLLPTYASIGVLAPLLLALCRFGQGLGLGGEWGGAVLLATENAPAGKRAWYGMFPQLGAPIGFLCSTGLFLLLTQSLTEAQFFDFGWRIPFLASSLLVLVGLYVRLTLHETPAFKKAIENNERVKLPIGTVLSQHGGKVLVGTFAALATFVLFYLMTVFALSWGTSALHYTRKDFLILQMGGVLFFGLAIPVSALLADRFSSRTMLIAATIAIIVFGLCFAPLFTASSSFEVLAFLAIGLSLMGLTYGPLGTALSELFPTAVRYTGASLAFNLAGIVGASLAPYIATWLAGHYGLAYVGYYLAAAGVLTLAALLMIKKAD is encoded by the coding sequence ATGTCTCAATCCCATGCGCTCTCCAAAACCAACTCACCGGCTCAAGTCCTTTTTGCTAGTCTGATTGGTACCACGATTGAGTTTTTTGACTTTTATATCTATGCCACGGCAGCGGTATTGGTTTTTCCTAAACTCTTTTTCCCTGCAGGCGATGCGACTTCCGCAACCTTGCAGTCCCTAGCGACTTTTGCCCTCGCGTTTTTTGCGCGTCCGATTGGCTCAGCAGTCTTTGGTCATTTTGGTGACCGGATTGGTCGCAAAGCCACACTGGTCGCGGCACTGCTGACCATGGGGATCTCGACCGTCATCATTGGCTTACTGCCAACCTACGCGTCGATTGGGGTGCTGGCACCATTGCTGTTGGCGCTCTGCCGCTTTGGTCAGGGTCTGGGCTTGGGCGGGGAGTGGGGTGGTGCGGTATTGCTCGCCACTGAAAATGCGCCTGCGGGTAAACGCGCATGGTACGGCATGTTTCCACAATTGGGTGCGCCAATTGGATTTCTGTGCTCCACCGGTTTATTTTTGCTATTGACTCAATCGTTAACCGAAGCGCAGTTCTTTGATTTTGGCTGGCGTATTCCGTTTCTGGCCAGTAGCTTATTGGTCTTGGTCGGTCTATATGTACGTTTGACCTTGCATGAAACCCCAGCATTTAAAAAAGCGATTGAAAACAACGAACGCGTCAAACTGCCGATAGGCACGGTGTTGTCTCAGCATGGCGGTAAAGTGTTGGTCGGTACATTCGCAGCGCTGGCTACTTTCGTATTGTTTTATCTCATGACTGTGTTTGCACTTAGCTGGGGGACCAGCGCACTGCACTACACCCGTAAGGACTTCCTGATCCTGCAAATGGGCGGTGTGTTGTTCTTTGGTCTGGCGATTCCAGTTTCTGCACTGCTTGCTGATCGTTTTAGTTCACGCACCATGCTGATTGCGGCAACGATTGCGATTATTGTTTTTGGTCTGTGTTTTGCACCACTGTTTACGGCAAGTAGCTCATTTGAAGTGCTCGCATTCCTGGCAATTGGTCTAAGCCTCATGGGTTTAACCTATGGGCCACTCGGCACTGCGCTGTCAGAGCTTTTCCCGACAGCCGTTCGCTATACTGGCGCATCGCTTGCATTTAACTTGGCCGGTATTGTCGGTGCATCACTGGCACCGTATATCGCCACGTGGTTAGCGGGTCACTACGGCTTGGCTTATGTTGGTTATTATTTGGCTGCTGCGGGAGTGCTGACATTAGCAGCACTGCTGATGATCAAGAAAGCGGACTAA
- a CDS encoding lecithin retinol acyltransferase family protein, giving the protein MSKSVSLGDHVVTPRMGFTHHGIYIGDQRVMHYAGFIDGFAVKGPVAITSLERFDNGFGFWVQEHDRKFDRAESVERAYSRLGEDDYHILFNNCEHFVSWCISGVHSSAQIKKLTFNAAAISFATLEGIGNLASKVAAGWRAVQEARHLARVQS; this is encoded by the coding sequence GTGAGCAAGTCAGTCAGCCTCGGTGATCATGTCGTCACCCCAAGAATGGGTTTTACCCATCATGGCATCTATATCGGTGATCAACGCGTCATGCATTATGCGGGCTTTATCGATGGTTTCGCAGTAAAAGGCCCTGTTGCGATTACTTCGCTTGAACGTTTTGATAACGGCTTTGGCTTTTGGGTGCAAGAGCATGACCGCAAGTTCGACCGAGCAGAGAGCGTTGAGCGCGCCTATAGCCGCTTGGGCGAAGACGACTATCACATCTTGTTTAATAACTGCGAGCACTTTGTCAGTTGGTGCATCTCAGGCGTGCACTCCAGTGCACAAATCAAAAAACTCACCTTCAATGCTGCTGCCATTAGCTTTGCGACGCTTGAAGGGATTGGTAATTTGGCCTCCAAAGTAGCGGCAGGCTGGCGCGCAGTTCAGGAAGCACGCCATTTGGCACGTGTGCAATCCTAA
- a CDS encoding helix-turn-helix domain-containing protein produces the protein MTAELDLYTSVPALIGSLLAKRRIERDLSQTEAAHFLDIGNSSWSRIENGESSLTIEQLFSICHGMDLKPSGFLALVEEKRDLLARKGVVVSLHKLSKKKQVKLADALKGKSGKDSKGTFVMEVTGTGLWPLIGNVIFESAGLITDEIAPSITPSAGKNKKK, from the coding sequence ATGACCGCAGAGCTAGACTTATATACGAGCGTCCCTGCCCTCATTGGCTCTCTGCTCGCCAAGCGACGGATTGAACGGGATTTATCGCAGACGGAAGCCGCGCATTTTCTAGATATTGGCAACTCATCTTGGTCGCGGATTGAGAATGGTGAAAGCTCACTGACGATTGAACAGCTCTTTTCGATTTGTCATGGCATGGATTTAAAGCCGAGTGGTTTTTTGGCCTTGGTCGAAGAAAAACGTGACCTTCTAGCGCGTAAAGGCGTGGTGGTCAGCCTACATAAACTCAGCAAAAAGAAACAAGTCAAACTTGCAGATGCCTTAAAAGGTAAAAGCGGTAAGGACAGCAAAGGCACGTTTGTCATGGAAGTGACAGGCACGGGTCTCTGGCCGTTGATTGGCAATGTCATCTTTGAATCGGCAGGACTGATTACAGATGAAATCGCGCCAAGTATCACACCCAGCGCGGGTAAAAATAAGAAGAAATAA
- a CDS encoding CDGSH iron-sulfur domain-containing protein encodes MTTKIDHIVQIGTVPAPEDIYIQVTKGGPYLVHGKPPVQQVIIEKNETGNSGRYAAGKSFESSESMALCRCGHSKHAPFCDGSHLKAPVDLTETASFQPLLAGSKEFDGPTQLLTDNESYCAFSRFCDNGHQVWGEVQMKGEQHERLTEFMVHNCAGGRLLVWDRETQQPIESKETIGIHPIEDPAIGCSGPLMVRGGVRVESADGQSYEIRNRQALCRCGQSSNKPFCDGTHASFKYHDGIA; translated from the coding sequence ATGACAACAAAGATTGATCATATCGTTCAAATCGGTACTGTGCCTGCACCCGAAGATATCTATATTCAGGTGACTAAAGGCGGACCTTATCTAGTCCACGGCAAGCCGCCAGTCCAGCAAGTGATTATCGAAAAAAATGAAACGGGTAACTCGGGTCGATACGCCGCAGGCAAATCCTTCGAGTCCTCAGAATCAATGGCTTTATGTCGCTGTGGACACAGCAAACATGCGCCTTTTTGCGATGGTTCACATCTTAAAGCCCCTGTTGATTTAACCGAAACGGCCAGTTTTCAGCCCCTTTTGGCGGGCTCTAAAGAATTCGACGGACCCACACAACTGCTAACCGACAACGAGTCTTATTGTGCCTTTTCACGCTTCTGCGATAACGGCCATCAAGTCTGGGGTGAGGTTCAGATGAAAGGGGAGCAGCATGAGCGGCTGACCGAATTCATGGTTCATAACTGCGCTGGTGGTCGCTTGTTGGTCTGGGATCGAGAAACGCAGCAACCGATTGAAAGCAAAGAAACCATCGGGATTCATCCCATTGAAGATCCGGCTATCGGTTGTAGTGGACCGCTGATGGTACGTGGTGGAGTTCGTGTGGAAAGTGCGGATGGACAGTCATATGAGATTCGCAATCGACAAGCCCTGTGTCGCTGTGGCCAGTCGTCAAATAAACCTTTTTGCGATGGCACCCATGCTTCTTTTAAGTATCACGATGGGATTGCTTGA
- a CDS encoding HAD-IA family hydrolase translates to MSEIGTYRFNDNLKLAIFDWDGTVMDSVGQIVASLQSVGRHFDIDLPAAAAQHIIGLALPEVMHRLFPNHADRHDEMRQVYAKHYHTYNNIAPVFEGLTDVLDELRARDIKIAVATGKNRNGLDRVLDQSGLRDYFVMTRSADEAKSKPDPLMLTHILEATGIDVADAVMIGDTSFDLKMAQALDMPRVGVLWGAHSREELASCAPTALVSTVAELGHVLGNTKVSQSV, encoded by the coding sequence ATGTCTGAGATTGGAACATACCGTTTTAACGATAACCTAAAACTCGCCATCTTTGATTGGGATGGCACCGTGATGGATTCGGTGGGGCAGATTGTGGCGAGTTTACAATCGGTTGGGCGTCATTTTGACATCGATCTACCCGCCGCGGCCGCACAGCACATCATTGGACTGGCGCTGCCTGAAGTCATGCATCGCTTATTCCCCAATCATGCGGATCGTCATGATGAAATGCGTCAGGTCTATGCCAAGCATTACCATACCTACAACAACATCGCGCCTGTGTTTGAAGGGTTAACCGATGTTCTGGATGAATTACGTGCACGCGATATCAAGATTGCTGTAGCAACGGGCAAGAATCGTAACGGTCTGGATCGTGTGCTTGATCAAAGTGGACTGCGTGACTACTTCGTGATGACACGCAGTGCAGATGAAGCTAAATCTAAACCTGATCCGTTGATGTTGACCCATATTCTTGAGGCAACCGGGATCGATGTTGCCGACGCGGTGATGATTGGTGATACCTCATTTGACCTGAAAATGGCGCAAGCCTTGGATATGCCGAGAGTGGGTGTGTTGTGGGGTGCGCATTCGCGTGAAGAGTTGGCAAGCTGCGCACCAACGGCTTTGGTCAGTACCGTAGCTGAGCTAGGGCACGTTTTGGGTAATACTAAAGTCAGTCAAAGCGTTTAA
- a CDS encoding RluA family pseudouridine synthase, with product MPQVTWYTVDEDHDGQRLDNFLVARLKGVPKTRIYRLIRESQVRINKGRVKQDTRIKTGDLIRVAPIRMREIGAPPVIGQNLADSLRERILYEDEGLIVLNKPAGLAVHGGSGVDFGVIEAIRQTLGKPYLELVHRLDRETSGLLMIAKKRSTLKVLQDYLREGKIRKTYLAIVKGVVTLDKQRVDVPLAKIELPSGERRVRVATDKDSHGKESQTDFVVVERYAHATLVEASPLTGRTHQIRVHGLSINHPLLGDDKYGHERPYQGAEARRLCLHAVRLSVPGYPLFESPKPDDFVTLIEQLKGEVKGHR from the coding sequence GTGCCACAAGTCACGTGGTATACCGTGGATGAAGATCATGACGGTCAGCGCCTAGATAACTTCTTAGTTGCACGTCTCAAAGGCGTGCCCAAGACTCGGATCTATCGCTTAATCCGTGAATCGCAAGTCCGCATTAATAAAGGTCGTGTGAAACAGGATACCCGTATCAAAACTGGTGACTTGATTCGTGTTGCGCCGATCCGTATGCGTGAGATTGGCGCGCCGCCAGTCATTGGGCAGAATCTTGCGGATAGCTTACGGGAACGTATCCTTTATGAAGATGAAGGCTTAATCGTCCTGAATAAACCTGCAGGTCTTGCTGTACATGGCGGCAGTGGTGTGGATTTTGGCGTGATCGAAGCGATTCGTCAGACTTTGGGTAAGCCTTATTTAGAGTTGGTGCATCGTTTAGACCGCGAGACTTCGGGATTGCTGATGATTGCCAAGAAGCGTTCAACGCTGAAGGTGCTGCAGGATTATCTGCGCGAAGGCAAAATCCGTAAGACTTACCTTGCTATCGTGAAGGGTGTGGTCACACTCGATAAACAGCGCGTCGATGTGCCACTAGCTAAAATCGAACTGCCTAGCGGTGAGCGCCGAGTTCGTGTGGCGACTGATAAAGACAGTCATGGCAAAGAAAGTCAGACGGATTTTGTGGTCGTTGAACGTTACGCGCATGCCACATTGGTTGAAGCGAGTCCGCTAACTGGTCGTACCCATCAGATCCGTGTGCATGGTTTGTCGATCAACCATCCGCTCTTGGGCGATGACAAGTACGGTCATGAGCGTCCTTATCAAGGTGCTGAAGCACGCCGTTTGTGCTTACACGCTGTGCGTCTGTCTGTTCCTGGCTATCCTTTGTTTGAATCACCAAAGCCAGATGACTTTGTGACGTTGATTGAACAATTGAAGGGTGAAGTGAAAGGGCATCGTTGA